A genomic stretch from Mya arenaria isolate MELC-2E11 chromosome 10, ASM2691426v1 includes:
- the LOC128204308 gene encoding C-type lectin domain family 10 member A-like, whose product MRGRTAILGLFLVMLPDLSLATDCPDGWMAYNASCYLFAHDSMHYVEAEKFCEHLYSHLVRIDTQEENIFLSSFLANIKDPYHWIGLTDDVIEGLWKWHDTDQVATFTNWYPGQPDGHRNANCASIRAALKFKWTDQGCQESYKPLCEKASVY is encoded by the exons ATGAGAGGACGGACAGCTATTCTCGGACTTTTTCTGGTCATGCTTCCAG ACCTCAGTCTGGCCACTGACTGTCCGGATGGCTGGATGGCGTACAACGCTTCATGCTACCTGTTCGCACACGACAGTATGCACTACGTCGAGGCAGAG aaattcTGCGAGCATCTTTATTCTCACCTGGTACGTATCGACACACAggaagaaaacatttttctgtCCAGCTTTCTGGCCAACATCAAAG ATCCCTACCACTGGATTGGACTGACCGATGACGTCATTGAGGGTCTGTGGAAGTGGCACGATACGGACCAGGTCGCGACGTTTACGAACTGGTATCCCGGGCAACCGGATGGGCATAGGAACGCGAACTGTGCCAGCATTCGCGCCGCTTTAAAGTTCAAATGGACCGACCAGGGCTGCCAGGAGAGCTACAAACCTCTCTGCGAGAAAGCGTCAGTATATTAA